ACCTGGACCTCACCATCGACGTGACCCTGACCGATCCGCCGGTCACCCACCGGCTGCGGTTGCGCAACGCGGTGTTGACCCACCGGGTCGCCGCGGCGGACTCCACGCCCGCGCAGGCGACGATCGTCGCCGCCGACCGTGGCGCACTGCTGGCCGCGGTCACCGGAACCGCGACCGACGGGGTGCGCCTCGACGGCGACGCCGAGGCGGTGGCCCGGCTGCTCGGCGTGCTCGACGCCCCCGACCCCGATTTCGCCATCGTCACCCCGTAGCGGCCCGCTCAGACGTCGATGATGACCTTGCCGATCGCCTTGCGGTCGGCGACGTAGCGCAACGCGGTCGCGGTCTGCTCCAGCGGAAACCGCGCCCCGATGTAGGGGCTGACCCGGCCGTCGGCGAACAACTCCGCCAGCTCGGCCAGATCGCGGGCGTTCTCGGTGGGGAAGTCCTCGGCGAAGGTGCGGATCTCCATGCCGACCACGGTGATTCCCTTGAGCATCACCAGGTTCAGCGGGATCGACGGGATCGACCCCGACGCGTAGCCCAGGGTGACGAAGCGGCCGCCGCGGGCCAGGGAGCGCAGCGCCGGTTCGGCGTAGGATCCGCCGACCGGGTCGAGCACGGCCTGCGCACCGTCGCCGGTGATCTCCTTGATCCGGGTTTTGAGGTCCTCGCGGTCGTAGTCGATGACGGCGTGGGCCCCCCGCCGGGTACACACCGCCAGTTTGTCCGGGCTGGAGGCCGCCGCGATCACCCGCGCCCCCAGCGCCACGCCGAGGTCGACGGCGGCCAGCCCCACCCCGCCGGCCGCGCCGAGCACCACCACCGCGTCGTCGGGCGCCACCCGCGCGATCGAGCGCAGCGCGTGGTAGGCGGTGCGGTAGGTGACGCCGAATCCGGCGGCGGGTGCGTAGTCGATCCCGTCGGGGATCTTCGACACCCCGGCCGCCGGCAGCAGCGCCTGTTCGGCGAACGCCCCCACGAAGGAGGTGCCGACCACCCGGTCGCCCGGTTGAAGCGCCACCCCGTCGCCGACCGCGATCACGTCACCGGCCAGCTCGCTGCCGGGGGTGAACGGCGTCGGGATCTGCAGCTGGTACCTGCCGTCGATCAGCAGCACGTCGGGGAAGTTCACCGCCGCGGCCCGCACCCGCACCACCACCGTGCCCGGACCGGGCGTGGGGTCGGGAAGCTCCTGGAGGGTGAGGTCTTCCGGCGGACCGTACTGTTGGCAGACGATCGCTCGCATCAGCTCCCCAATCCGCGTAGGCAGAACGCCACCAGGTGATCGACGTCGGCCCGCGTGGGCTCGGCGGTGCCGCCCAGGTAGCGGCGCATGGTGGCCAGCGTGCAGGTGAACACCGTGTCGGCGTCGCGGCCCGGGTCCGGTCCCCCGAGTGCGGTCACCGGGCCGGTGAGCAGGTCGCGCAGCGGGCGCAGGATCTCGTCGTCGACGAACCGCGGCCCGGTCGCGGTCAGCTGAGTACTGGCCGCGCGGCTCATGCTCAGCAGGTGGGGATCGGACACCTGCGCCACCGTACCCCGGATCCACCTGGCCACCTGGGACCGCGGATCGGGTTCCTTGGCCAGATGATGGCGCAGGTAGGACACCACGATCGCGACGCCGCGCTCCATCACCGCGCGCAAAAGGTCGTCCTTGCCGGCGAAGTAGCGGTAGAACGCCTTCTTCGACGAGCCCGCCTCGGCGACGATGTCGCCGACCCGGGGTTCGTCGGGGGCGACCCGCTCGAGCACCGTCACCGCGGCGGCCAGGATGCGCTCCACCTCGTCGGTGGCCTGCCGGGTGCGCTCGTCGAGCGCGCGGTGCACGGCGGCGTCGACGCGGGTCACGTCGGCACCGCGGGGATCGGGTCGACCCGGTCGCCGTACTTGGCGCGTGCCGCCGCGATCCGGTTGTCCAAAAACTCGCTGGGCCACTCCGGGTCCTCCGCCTCGTAGCCCTTGAGCAGCAGCCGGGCAAGGTTCACCTTGTGGGCTTCGGTGGGCCCGTCGGCCAGACCGAGTGCCACCCCGCCCAGCAGCATATTGGTCAGCGGCAGCTGCTCGGTCAAGCCCATCGCGCCGTGAACCTGGATGGCGCGCAACCCGATCGACTTGAGCAGCTGAGGCAGCATGATCTTGCACGCCCCGATCTCGGCGCGGGCGGCGCGCTCCCCGGCGGTGTCGATCAGCCAAGCCGCGTGCAGCACCGTAAGCCGGAACGAGAGCAGCTCGGCGTAGGACTCGGCGATGAACGACTGCACCAGTTGCTTGTCCGCAAGCGCACTGCCCTGGGTGAAGCGGCTCTTCGCGCGGCGGGCCATCATGTCGATCGCACGCTGCGCCACCCCGATCGAGCGCATCGCGTGGTGGATCCGGCCGCCGGCCAGACGTGACTGGGCGACCAGGAAACCCTGTCCCGCCTCGCCCAGAATCGCCTCGGCGGGAACCCGCACGTCGTCGTAGCGCACCAGCGAGTGTCCGGGGTCGTGCTGATGCGCGCCGACGAGGTGGTGGGTGGCCTCGATGACCAGCCCCGGGGTGTCGGCCGGGACCAGGAACGTCGACGCACCGGCGTG
This sequence is a window from Mycolicibacillus parakoreensis. Protein-coding genes within it:
- a CDS encoding NADPH:quinone oxidoreductase family protein; the protein is MRAIVCQQYGPPEDLTLQELPDPTPGPGTVVVRVRAAAVNFPDVLLIDGRYQLQIPTPFTPGSELAGDVIAVGDGVALQPGDRVVGTSFVGAFAEQALLPAAGVSKIPDGIDYAPAAGFGVTYRTAYHALRSIARVAPDDAVVVLGAAGGVGLAAVDLGVALGARVIAAASSPDKLAVCTRRGAHAVIDYDREDLKTRIKEITGDGAQAVLDPVGGSYAEPALRSLARGGRFVTLGYASGSIPSIPLNLVMLKGITVVGMEIRTFAEDFPTENARDLAELAELFADGRVSPYIGARFPLEQTATALRYVADRKAIGKVIIDV
- a CDS encoding TetR/AcrR family transcriptional regulator; translation: MTRVDAAVHRALDERTRQATDEVERILAAAVTVLERVAPDEPRVGDIVAEAGSSKKAFYRYFAGKDDLLRAVMERGVAIVVSYLRHHLAKEPDPRSQVARWIRGTVAQVSDPHLLSMSRAASTQLTATGPRFVDDEILRPLRDLLTGPVTALGGPDPGRDADTVFTCTLATMRRYLGGTAEPTRADVDHLVAFCLRGLGS
- a CDS encoding acyl-CoA dehydrogenase family protein — its product is MAWDFSTEPEFEAKLDWIRAFVREEVEPLEVLFPGCEYLPLNDQRRRIVDPLKQRVREQGLWAPHLGPELGGQGFGAVKLTLINEILGRSSWASIVFGTQAPDTGNAEILARFGTEEQKERYLSGLLSGEIFSCFSMTEPQGGSDPRVFTTRAVRDGDQWVLNGRKYFSSNASVASFFIVVAITDPDVPVHAGASTFLVPADTPGLVIEATHHLVGAHQHDPGHSLVRYDDVRVPAEAILGEAGQGFLVAQSRLAGGRIHHAMRSIGVAQRAIDMMARRAKSRFTQGSALADKQLVQSFIAESYAELLSFRLTVLHAAWLIDTAGERAARAEIGACKIMLPQLLKSIGLRAIQVHGAMGLTEQLPLTNMLLGGVALGLADGPTEAHKVNLARLLLKGYEAEDPEWPSEFLDNRIAAARAKYGDRVDPIPAVPT